A section of the candidate division TA06 bacterium genome encodes:
- a CDS encoding TIGR00159 family protein, with the protein MIERFNFTYHLPGALSFLTVRPLDILDILLVSYIIFRIFHLMKGTRAIQMLFGVLVLVVIGIVAQLYSLPGTGWFMDSLKSLWVVAFVILFQPEIRNALTQLGRNRFLGIFLKGEAKAIDEVARACKTLSQRGFGAIIVFEKNDGLKNFSDTGTEIGAKVSEPLLMSLFVPGGPLHDGAVIIRGDMIISAGCTLPVSQDPEITASYGMRHRAAHGLTLETDAVAVVVSEENQAISLCRYGRLAKLADSAELKKALTRALHAKVEAGPEQTAQSYQGT; encoded by the coding sequence ATGATCGAAAGATTCAATTTCACCTATCATTTGCCGGGAGCCCTGTCATTCCTGACGGTGCGGCCCCTGGACATCCTGGATATTCTGCTGGTGTCCTACATCATCTTCCGGATCTTTCACCTGATGAAGGGCACCCGGGCCATCCAGATGCTTTTCGGGGTGCTGGTGCTGGTGGTGATCGGGATAGTGGCCCAGCTTTACAGTCTGCCCGGCACCGGCTGGTTCATGGACTCATTGAAGTCCCTGTGGGTGGTGGCTTTTGTTATATTATTCCAACCCGAGATCCGCAACGCCCTGACCCAGCTGGGGCGCAACCGCTTTCTGGGGATCTTTCTCAAGGGCGAGGCCAAGGCCATCGACGAAGTGGCCCGTGCCTGCAAAACCCTTTCCCAGCGGGGATTCGGGGCCATCATCGTCTTCGAGAAGAACGACGGGCTTAAGAATTTCAGCGACACCGGCACCGAGATCGGGGCCAAGGTCTCCGAACCCCTGCTGATGTCACTGTTCGTTCCCGGGGGGCCCCTGCACGACGGCGCAGTGATCATCCGGGGCGACATGATCATATCGGCCGGCTGCACCCTGCCGGTATCGCAGGATCCGGAGATAACCGCCAGCTACGGGATGCGGCACCGGGCGGCCCATGGCCTGACCCTGGAGACCGATGCGGTGGCGGTGGTGGTGTCGGAGGAGAACCAGGCCATCTCGCTGTGCCGCTACGGGCGTCTGGCAAAACTGGCCGATTCTGCCGAGCTCAAAAAGGCGCTGACACGGGCCCTGCATGCCAAAGTGGAGGCCGGGCCGGAACAAACGGCCCAGAGCTATCAGGGCACGTAA
- a CDS encoding T9SS type A sorting domain-containing protein: protein MKRYILLCLLIVISASVGFSQATRKQFAYEQREGDTRPKPNLTPTSPSLVGKGELKVVRSKTPGWQPNGICICDTAWGAAPSLIVSDGKHGAIVCWTEVLRGYPPDTTHKTEDIYAQRVDSGGNEIWPHQGVPVCSLINAYSYYPAMISDGQGGAIIAWEDSRGGLGYTRVFAQRLDSLGNRLWPENGVLVCNQMSGYVDLCSDGHGGAIIIYADGRNEAITSDDIYAQRIDSAGNAVWQIDGVPVCTADSIQFWSAIVNDNNSGAIVTWQDYRSGNYDIFAQLVDSIGNMKWVINGVAVHLPTSQHERYPKIVQNSKGGAIVSWIDYGNGKTYTQSVDSNGIRNWNNSGVNTLGTYGDLNAIIFGGGVSNSYAAQRVDSGGNVKWGGGILLHKDTTGGQCSATGDGSEGIIIIWDDYHSSINYANQYVQKVDSGGNIKWPDTGVAICTLQMAYETYPQITSDGLGGALCTWFGNPLHGANRIYAQRIYDDGTPGGVTGEPVVGTQCIVHSLKLWPNPFVAAITLNYSLPQKTRVNMRVYNVTGQLVRDLIEEEEKYGGNYKTIWDGRNNQGQNLPSGLYFACLSVNGKTETKKLVKIK, encoded by the coding sequence ATGAAACGTTATATATTGTTATGTCTCCTCATAGTGATCAGTGCCAGCGTTGGTTTTTCGCAAGCTACTCGCAAACAGTTTGCTTATGAGCAACGCGAGGGCGACACTCGGCCCAAGCCCAACCTGACCCCAACCTCACCTTCCCTGGTGGGAAAGGGGGAATTAAAGGTGGTTAGGTCAAAGACACCTGGCTGGCAGCCCAACGGCATTTGCATTTGCGACACCGCATGGGGGGCGGCCCCGTCGCTGATAGTTAGCGATGGCAAACACGGGGCGATAGTGTGTTGGACAGAAGTTCTGCGGGGCTATCCGCCGGATACCACCCATAAGACGGAAGATATCTACGCCCAGCGGGTGGACAGCGGGGGCAATGAAATATGGCCGCACCAGGGCGTGCCGGTGTGTAGTCTTATCAATGCATACTCATATTATCCGGCCATGATATCTGATGGCCAAGGCGGGGCGATCATTGCCTGGGAAGATTCTCGCGGCGGCCTAGGCTATACCCGGGTGTTTGCCCAAAGATTGGACAGCTTGGGAAACCGGCTGTGGCCGGAAAACGGGGTGCTGGTGTGCAACCAGATGAGCGGGTATGTGGATCTGTGCAGTGACGGGCACGGCGGAGCGATCATTATTTATGCTGATGGAAGAAATGAAGCTATCACCAGCGATGACATTTACGCCCAGCGGATAGACAGCGCGGGCAATGCGGTTTGGCAAATAGACGGCGTGCCGGTTTGTACTGCGGACAGTATACAGTTTTGGTCGGCGATTGTAAATGACAATAATAGCGGTGCCATAGTAACATGGCAAGATTACCGTAGTGGAAACTATGATATATTTGCTCAACTGGTTGACTCTATTGGCAATATGAAATGGGTTATAAATGGTGTGGCCGTGCACTTGCCCACTAGTCAACATGAGCGCTATCCTAAAATTGTTCAGAATAGCAAGGGTGGCGCAATAGTGAGTTGGATTGATTATGGGAATGGGAAAACATATACTCAATCAGTTGATAGTAATGGAATAAGAAACTGGAATAATAGTGGTGTAAATACTTTAGGAACTTATGGCGATTTAAATGCAATTATTTTTGGGGGGGGGGTATCGAACTCATATGCAGCACAGCGTGTTGATAGTGGGGGCAACGTGAAATGGGGCGGCGGTATATTACTGCACAAAGATACTACAGGTGGCCAATGTAGTGCAACCGGAGATGGCAGTGAAGGCATTATAATTATTTGGGACGATTACCACAGCAGTATTAACTACGCCAACCAATATGTCCAAAAAGTAGATTCAGGTGGTAATATTAAGTGGCCCGATACTGGTGTAGCGATATGTACTTTACAAATGGCATACGAAACCTATCCCCAAATAACCAGCGATGGTTTAGGTGGCGCTTTATGCACTTGGTTTGGTAATCCTTTACATGGTGCCAACCGTATATATGCCCAAAGAATTTATGATGACGGGACACCCGGAGGGGTGACGGGAGAACCAGTTGTAGGCACACAATGCATAGTCCACTCTCTTAAATTATGGCCTAATCCATTCGTTGCAGCCATAACCTTAAACTATTCTTTGCCGCAAAAAACGAGAGTAAACATGAGGGTGTATAACGTGACCGGGCAATTAGTTCGGGATTTAATAGAAGAGGAGGAGAAGTATGGGGGGAACTATAAAACCATCTGGGACGGCAGGAACAACCAGGGACAAAACTTGCCCAGCGGGCTGTATTTTGCTTGCTTGAGCGTCAACGGAAAAACCGAAACAAAAAAACTAGTAAAAATCAAATAA